One window of Candidatus Phytoplasma solani genomic DNA carries:
- a CDS encoding nitroreductase family protein: MNILTLRRSIKVFQKNHLIPKNILEQILTDTMRAPSSFNLQPWHFFVIENEASKAKLKPCLYGNNSQLETSSAVILVCGNIKKNETKEPILRQSFTEAQMPLIIQEQVLAQVDLLYRNKDQEEIKNELFLECGIVSLQLMLVAKSYGYDSCPVGGFNSKIINPTFNIDENLVPVLLIALGKSIETQTLPPTFRLPFDKVTTFL, translated from the coding sequence GTGAACATCTTAACATTAAGAAGATCTATTAAAGTTTTTCAAAAAAATCACCTTATCCCAAAAAATATTTTAGAACAAATTTTGACAGATACAATGAGAGCTCCTTCTTCTTTTAATTTACAACCTTGGCATTTTTTCGTGATAGAAAATGAAGCAAGTAAAGCCAAACTAAAACCTTGTTTATATGGCAATAATAGCCAATTAGAAACTAGTTCAGCTGTAATTTTGGTTTGTGGCAACATAAAAAAAAACGAAACAAAAGAACCTATCTTAAGACAATCTTTTACGGAGGCACAAATGCCATTAATCATTCAAGAACAAGTATTAGCTCAAGTTGATCTTTTATATCGAAACAAAGATCAGGAAGAAATCAAAAATGAACTTTTTTTAGAATGTGGTATTGTTTCTTTACAATTAATGTTAGTGGCTAAAAGTTATGGTTACGATAGTTGTCCTGTGGGAGGCTTTAATTCTAAAATTATTAATCCAACTTTTAATATTGATGAAAATCTAGTCCCTGTTTTACTGATAGCTCTAGGTAAATCAATAGAAACACAAACACTACCACCTACTTTTAGATTACCTTTTGACAAAGTAACAACTTTTTTATAA
- the cysS gene encoding cysteine--tRNA ligase: protein MLKIYNSLTNQKEIFTPLHTPTVNMYVCGPTVYNHLHLGNTRPLIFFDTVKKYLETIGFQVFYVVNITDIDDKIIASSLQQEIKEELLAKIYILAFFQLLKDLEIKTINFYPQATDYIPSMINYIQNLLKKGFAYFTEQGIYFRISKITDYGQLKKQDLNQLKKNARKQLDPDKENPSDFILWKKTFQGVQYQSPWFLGRPGWHTECATMIQQIFKISLDIHGGGTDLKFPHHQNEIAQTQACSNYPLANFFMHVARLDYQNQKMSKSLGNIVWCKDLLKQFPPSVIKFFILSTHYRKPINFSYEIMEQAQKRYHKIIVFLTKKYFYLQIKKSLITDLEPNIVNSFHRLMQDDFATHKVIDLIETSIKTTHKNKNLSFLAQTHNTLLWILTDLGINPQFVRATKTDLQTYHLWQMARQNKEFKQADFLRQMLIDKGLL, encoded by the coding sequence ATGTTAAAAATTTATAATTCCTTAACCAATCAAAAAGAAATTTTTACTCCTTTGCACACTCCTACCGTTAATATGTATGTTTGCGGACCGACTGTTTATAATCATTTGCATTTAGGAAACACAAGACCATTAATTTTTTTTGATACAGTTAAAAAATATTTAGAAACAATTGGTTTTCAAGTTTTTTATGTTGTTAATATTACCGATATTGATGATAAAATCATTGCATCTTCTTTACAACAAGAAATTAAAGAAGAGCTTTTAGCTAAAATATATATCCTAGCTTTTTTTCAATTATTAAAAGATTTAGAAATTAAAACAATTAATTTTTACCCTCAAGCAACTGATTATATTCCATCAATGATTAATTATATTCAAAATCTTTTAAAGAAGGGTTTTGCTTATTTTACCGAACAAGGTATTTATTTTAGAATATCTAAAATAACTGATTACGGTCAATTAAAAAAGCAAGATTTAAATCAATTAAAAAAAAACGCAAGAAAACAATTAGACCCTGACAAAGAAAATCCAAGTGATTTTATTTTATGGAAAAAAACTTTTCAAGGGGTTCAATATCAAAGTCCTTGGTTTTTGGGACGCCCAGGATGGCATACCGAATGTGCAACCATGATTCAGCAAATTTTTAAAATTTCATTAGATATTCATGGGGGAGGGACTGACCTTAAATTTCCTCATCACCAAAATGAAATAGCACAAACCCAAGCTTGCAGTAATTATCCTTTAGCAAATTTTTTTATGCATGTTGCAAGGTTAGATTATCAAAACCAAAAAATGTCTAAATCTTTAGGGAATATTGTTTGGTGCAAAGATTTATTAAAACAATTTCCTCCTTCAGTGATTAAATTTTTTATCTTAAGTACTCATTATCGTAAACCTATTAATTTTTCTTATGAGATAATGGAACAAGCTCAAAAAAGATATCATAAAATCATCGTTTTTTTAACTAAAAAATATTTTTATTTACAAATAAAAAAAAGTTTAATAACGGACTTAGAACCAAATATTGTCAATTCTTTTCATCGATTGATGCAAGATGATTTTGCTACTCATAAAGTGATAGATTTAATTGAAACGAGCATCAAAACAACTCATAAAAACAAAAATTTATCCTTTTTAGCTCAAACACACAACACTTTATTATGGATTTTAACTGATTTAGGAATTAATCCTCAGTTTGTGCGCGCTACAAAAACAGATTTACAAACTTATCATTTATGGCAAATGGCAAGACAAAACAAAGAATTTAAGCAAGCAGATTTTTTGCGTCAAATGTTAATTGATAAAGGTTTGTTATAA
- the gltX gene encoding glutamate--tRNA ligase, whose amino-acid sequence MNKIRVRYAPSPTGFLHIGNARTALFNYLFAKHHQGDFIVRIEDTDLLRNVDSGENSQLKNLRWLGINWNEGPDIKGPFGPYRQSERLSIYQKYAFKLLEKNLAYQEFGKDQKMFAIRFKVPQNQTFAFHDLIRGKLTFLSKDIEDWVIIKSNGYPSYNFAAAVDDHLMKISHIFRGEEHITNTPKQIMIYQAFNWEIPKFAHMTLILNQKRKKISKRDLDVLQFIEDYADLGYLPQSLFNFLSLLGFSPLSSKEILSPEEFISLFDVNRLNKSPAIFDKTKLDFFNNYYLRKTPINNITSFIISKKYFVNALPVNNQVWLTKFVTLFQERMNYIKQAIDLYRYFFITNPSFSQEAQQFLKTHDYVLPILTIFYQKLKSINFEKEMINAIIVEITQNNKFSKKILFTALRIGVTCQMQGPSLPLFLELLGKKQVLANLVQVFEVLNVKKV is encoded by the coding sequence ATGAATAAAATAAGAGTTCGTTATGCTCCTAGTCCAACTGGTTTTTTACATATAGGTAATGCCCGAACTGCTTTATTTAATTATTTATTTGCTAAACATCATCAAGGGGATTTCATTGTAAGAATTGAAGATACTGATCTTTTGCGTAATGTTGATAGTGGGGAAAATTCACAATTGAAAAATTTACGTTGGTTAGGGATTAATTGGAATGAAGGACCAGACATAAAAGGACCTTTTGGTCCTTACCGTCAATCCGAAAGATTATCAATTTATCAAAAATATGCTTTTAAATTACTTGAAAAAAATCTCGCTTATCAAGAATTTGGAAAAGATCAAAAAATGTTTGCTATTAGATTTAAAGTTCCACAAAATCAAACTTTTGCTTTTCATGATTTAATTAGAGGAAAGTTAACTTTTTTAAGCAAAGATATTGAAGATTGGGTTATTATTAAATCTAATGGTTATCCTTCTTATAATTTTGCAGCAGCCGTTGATGATCATTTGATGAAAATTTCTCATATTTTTCGAGGGGAAGAACATATTACTAATACCCCTAAACAAATAATGATTTATCAAGCTTTTAATTGGGAAATTCCTAAATTTGCCCATATGACTTTAATTTTAAATCAAAAAAGAAAAAAAATTAGTAAAAGAGACCTTGATGTCCTTCAGTTTATTGAAGATTACGCTGATTTAGGTTATCTTCCTCAATCTTTATTTAATTTTTTATCTCTTTTGGGGTTTTCTCCTTTAAGCTCTAAAGAAATATTGAGTCCTGAAGAATTTATTTCCTTATTTGATGTCAATCGTTTAAATAAATCTCCAGCTATTTTTGATAAAACAAAATTAGATTTTTTTAACAATTATTATCTCCGAAAAACACCTATCAACAACATTACCTCTTTTATAATAAGTAAAAAATATTTTGTCAACGCTTTACCTGTAAATAATCAAGTTTGGTTAACTAAATTTGTGACTTTATTTCAAGAAAGAATGAATTATATAAAACAAGCAATAGATTTATATCGTTATTTTTTTATAACTAACCCTTCTTTTTCTCAAGAAGCGCAACAATTTTTAAAAACTCATGATTACGTATTGCCAATTTTAACTATTTTTTATCAGAAATTAAAGTCAATTAATTTTGAAAAAGAAATGATTAACGCAATTATTGTTGAAATAACTCAAAATAATAAATTTTCTAAAAAAATTCTTTTCACAGCTTTACGGATTGGCGTTACTTGCCAAATGCAAGGTCCTAGTTTACCACTTTTTTTAGAATTGTTAGGAAAAAAGCAAGTTCTTGCTAATTTAGTTCAAGTTTTTGAGGTATTAAATGTCAAGAAAGTTTAG
- the rpsI gene encoding 30S ribosomal protein S9: MKKVNFCGTGRRKSAVARVILTNGTGNITINTKNFESYLPLPATRLDMLQPLAITKKRESYDVRVNVGGGGLSAQAGAIRLGIAHALLESIPELRIILKKAGLLTRDSRCVERKKYGLKKARRAPQFSKR; this comes from the coding sequence ATGAAAAAAGTAAATTTTTGTGGCACTGGACGTCGCAAAAGCGCTGTTGCTCGAGTTATTTTAACTAATGGAACTGGAAACATCACTATCAATACTAAAAATTTTGAATCTTATTTGCCGCTACCAGCTACTCGTTTAGATATGTTGCAACCTTTAGCAATTACTAAAAAAAGAGAATCTTATGATGTCCGCGTTAATGTTGGTGGTGGTGGTCTTTCTGCGCAAGCAGGCGCTATTCGTTTAGGGATTGCTCATGCTTTATTAGAAAGCATTCCTGAATTAAGAATTATTTTAAAAAAGGCAGGATTATTAACACGCGATTCTCGTTGTGTTGAACGCAAAAAATATGGCTTGAAAAAAGCTCGTCGCGCCCCACAATTTTCAAAACGTTAA
- the rplM gene encoding 50S ribosomal protein L13: MINQLLPKNNHKTLMANSSTIKRKWHLVDAKDKTLGRLATKVAAILKGKNKTHYTPHVDNGDYVIVINASYIKLTGKKWSQKVYYKHSGYPGGLTSIVATDLMRKFPIRIVEKAILGMIPHTKLGSQIGKKLFVYPQENHNHQAQKPEILEV, encoded by the coding sequence ATGATTAATCAATTACTTCCCAAAAATAACCATAAAACTTTGATGGCTAACAGTTCCACTATCAAACGTAAATGGCATTTAGTTGATGCTAAAGATAAAACTTTGGGTAGATTAGCTACCAAAGTAGCTGCAATTTTAAAAGGTAAAAACAAAACTCATTATACTCCGCATGTTGATAATGGTGATTATGTAATTGTTATTAACGCATCTTACATCAAATTAACTGGTAAAAAATGGTCACAAAAAGTTTATTATAAACATTCAGGTTATCCAGGAGGACTAACTAGCATTGTTGCAACGGATTTAATGCGTAAATTTCCTATTAGAATAGTTGAAAAAGCAATTTTAGGAATGATTCCTCACACTAAATTAGGTTCTCAAATTGGCAAGAAGCTTTTTGTTTATCCCCAAGAAAACCACAATCATCAAGCTCAAAAACCAGAAATATTAGAGGTTTAA
- a CDS encoding DJ-1/PfpI family protein, with protein sequence MKGILVLYDGFEDCEALVTRALLKRVSLPLTTATPNLSLEVISSSGLKVKADCHFSTIDTSSHDFLVIPGGPYVAQIIEKETFLLQLIQQFIVSNKIVGAICAAPMFLGKLDLLKEHSFTCFPNCQHFILGSYLPNQKAVISGNFVTSRSPITVFEFVFALVESLKGKTTALAFRKNLNV encoded by the coding sequence ATGAAAGGAATATTAGTTTTATACGATGGCTTTGAAGATTGCGAAGCTTTAGTAACTAGAGCTTTATTAAAACGAGTTTCTCTACCTTTAACTACTGCTACCCCTAATTTATCATTGGAAGTTATTTCTTCTAGCGGCCTTAAAGTCAAAGCAGATTGTCATTTTTCTACAATTGATACATCTTCTCATGACTTTTTAGTAATTCCAGGCGGTCCTTACGTCGCTCAAATTATTGAAAAAGAAACTTTTTTATTACAGTTAATTCAACAATTTATTGTTTCTAATAAAATTGTTGGCGCTATTTGCGCAGCCCCAATGTTTTTAGGAAAGTTAGATTTATTAAAAGAACATTCTTTTACTTGTTTTCCTAATTGCCAACATTTTATTTTAGGATCTTATTTACCTAATCAAAAAGCTGTTATTAGTGGTAATTTTGTCACTTCTCGTTCTCCTATTACTGTCTTTGAATTTGTTTTCGCTTTGGTTGAATCATTAAAAGGCAAAACGACTGCTTTAGCTTTTCGAAAAAATCTTAATGTCTAA